TGGCTTCACCGGCACGCCGATCAAATCGACCGACAAGGACACCTACGCCCGGTTCAGCATCGCTGGGGAAGGCTATCTCGACAAGTATGGCATCGACGACGCGGTGCGCGACGGGGCGACGGTGCCGATCCTCTATGAGGGCCGGAAAGCCGACTGGTCGATCAACGAGGCCGAGATCGACATCCTGTTCGACCGCTGGTTCGTCGATCTGCCCGACGACAAGCGCGAGGAACTGAAACGCAAGGGGCTGACGCTGGCGACCATCGCCAAGCACCCCGAACGTATCCGCCTGATCGCCCTCGACATATGGGAGCACTTCAAGCAGGTGTGCCAGCCGGACGGCTTCAAGGCGCAGATTGTGGTGGTGGATCGCGAGGCGGTGATCCTCTACCGCGCCGCGCTTGCCGGGGTGATCGCCGCCGATCTGGTGCGCGGCGGCACGGATGCCGAAGCTGCGCGGTCGCAGGCCGACGAGATGATCGCCTGCGTCTTTTCCAAGAGCCAGGAGGACAACAAGCCCAGCGAGAACGTGGAAGTGCAAGCGCTCCGCGACGGGCTGGAGGCGTTCTATCTCGACGCGGAGGGCGAGAAGGACGTCAAGAAGCGGTTCAAGGCATACGGAGCGCAGCCCAGCTTCCTGATCGTGTGCGACAAGCTGCTTACCGGGTTCGACGCGCCCATCGAGCACGTCATGTATCTCGACAAGCCGTTGAAGGAGCACAACCTGCTCCAAGCCATCGCCCGGACCAACCGCACCTGCTCGATAAAGAAGCCCGATGGCGGCGAGATCGAGAAGCCCAATGGCCGGATCGTCGATTACATCGGCGTCACCACCCATCTCGACGAGGCGCTCAAGTCCTACCGTGCCGACGACGTGGAGAACGCGCTGCGCGACATCGCCGTGCTGGGAAACGACCTCAAGGAAGCCCACGCCCGCTACCGCACGCAGAAGCGCGCGATGGGGCTGGACGGCATGGACGAGAAGGCCGCCGCCTACGCGGCTGCCGCCATCGCCGCCGAGGGCCGCGAGGACGAATGGTTCGATCTCCAGCGCCTCACTCGGACCTTCATCAAAGTCTATGCCGACCTGTCGCCAGATCCCGCCATCCTGGACTTCACCGCCGAGGTGAAGTGGGCGGCAGCGTTCCTGCGCCTCGCCACGCAGGCCATCGCCAAGGACGAGAGCCTCGATCACCGCAGCTATAGCGGCAAGATCAGGGACATGCTGGAAGCGCATGTTCACGTCACCGGCCTGTCCACCACGATCCGGCTGCGCAACCTGACCGATCCCAACTTTGCCGACGACTTCGACACGGACGAGAAGTCCGAAGCCGAGTTGCAGGAGGCGTTCGTGCGCAAGTCCGCCGAGCTTCGCCGCGTTACCCGCGAACTGGTGGACAAGAACCCCGCGCAGTATGGGCGCTTTTCCGAACGGGTGCTGGAAATCATCCGCCGCTTCGAGGCCGGCCAGATCGCTGCCGCCGATGGCTTGGCCAATTTCAAAGGCCTGACCGGCGACATTCAGGCCGAGCAGGGCACGCACGCCGATCTCGGCATGGACGAGAACGCCTTCTCGATCCTACGCATCATGGAGGCCATCGCCCCTGACACCGCGCATGAGACCTTGCAGGCCGCCGCCATCGCCATCGGCGCGATCTATGCCGATGCCGCCGCGACCCAGCCCGCCTTCGCGCACATGGAAGCCTACCTCCGGTCGCTGCGCCAGCAGGTCCGCCGCATCCTAACCGAACATGCCATCGGCGAGACCAAGACCATCCGTGAGAAGGTCGAGGAGTTCGCGGTCAACGCCTACGGCGGCGGGGCCTGATGCCCACGATACAGATTGGCCGGGCCGAGATCGCCTACGAGCTTCGCCGCAGCGCGTGCGTCACGGAGCGTCGAATTACGGTCGCACCCGGACACGTCGAAGTGATGGCTCTCGCCACCGACGGCGACAACGACATCGCGCGCTTTCTCAACCGCAAGCGCGAATGGCTGTTCAATACGATGCGCGACATGGAACGCATCGAAGCCAGCCGCCATGCCGTGCCCCGGTTCATGACCGGTTCGAAGATACCGTATCGTGGCCGCAAAATGCCGCTCACCGTCCGGCGCACCGATGCCGAGAGGATCGAGATCGCTTATCGAAACGGCTTCCAGGTTAACCTGCCCGCGTGGGCGGATGCCGATCCCGATCGGCTCGTCGCCACTGAATTAAAGCTATGGCTTAAGCAGCGCGCCAGACGCGACGTGCGGGCGATCGCTGCGGCCTACGGTCGACGTTTTAATCTAAGCCCTCGCTCCGTTCGCATCACCGAACTCGCGGGCGGCTGGGGCTCCTGCGGGAAAGACGGCAACATCATCATCGACTGGCACCTGATTTTTGCGCCAAAAAAAGTGCTGGAATATGTCGTCGTGCACGAAATGGCGCACCTTCGGCATCGCTCCCACAAGCTTGCCTTTTGGCAGTTGCTCGGAACGCTCATGCCGAATTACATGGAGCCAATGGACTGGCTCGACAGAAATCAGTCAACAATTTCCGCCAATTTCCTGGATTAAGCAGTTTCACCATCGGCGTGGATGTCTGTCGGGGTCGCCGCAATCACCCTTCTGTAGAACTTACGCATTCAAGAAATATCGACTTTAGGATCATCAGCCATCTACGAGACGTGAATCCAATTTTGGGTTTTCGGAGTAGAAGACATGATCACACTCTCTCGAGATTTAAAGAGCTATCTCGAACCAGCGATTGCACATCACTGCACCAATCGCGTCGACGTAGGTTTATTCGCATTTTCTGGATGCGGAAGGAGCAGGCGAGGCATCAAGGAGGTTTTTTCGTACAATGATACGATCGCGATTGCGGCGCTTGTAATAAAGGGCTTTACTATTCGTGACGCAGCCGCATACGTCAGGCAGGGTTTTGTAGCGGCTGCGCCCCATCGCTCCAGTGAAAAATTGGCAGAGTGTGAAAATCAACAACACGAACTTCGTGTTGGCTTCTTTCGGCTTGCTGACGGCGGTATTTGGTCGGTTACGGCTGACATTGACACCAAGGCCACGCCCCCATCACAAATCGAGGGAGATTTCTTTGCGGTCGCGACGCGTGGAGCGACGATCGTAGACGAGGACCCTGTAGATCATGCGCGCCACCTGGTTACCGAGTGTGATGCAAGAGGTCTTGCAGTGCGAGCGACGTGAGGTTGGGCGCGCACCCGCATCCTCGGGTGCGCCTCCCCGCTGAGCACGGCCCCCTTGTCCGTGCAAAATCTGATCCCTACCGGGGTCTTATGTTGCTTCAATATCTGCGGGAAGCTCGCAATCGAAAGGGGCTGACGCGCGAACAGCTTGCGGCGACGATCCAGGTCGATGTTCAGTCGATCAAACGGTTAGAAGTTGGCATCGGAAATGTGCCCACCCTTGTCGCCACGATGGTCGCGTTGGATCTTCACCTTGCTGGCGTCGGTCACGCGGCTTCCCTACCGCAGCAACTCCGAGCGGCACGCATTAGGCGAAAATGGTCTCTACCCGATCTGGGGAAACGGGCGGGGCTTTCGCCTGCCACCATCGCGGCTGTTGAGGGTGGCCAAGGAACTGTTGCCAGCGCCCTGAAGATGCTGCGTGCCCTCGCCCCCGACGCCCGCCCCAGACAACCTTCCACGCGGGCCTTTTGGGCGCTCGACCCTTTAACCGAGCGAGACGTTCGATTCACTCCCCCAGAGTTCCTTGAGCGGGTCTACACCGCTTTTGGTATTCCCGATCTCGACCCATGCGGTCACGCGCAGTCCCCCGTGCTTGCGGGTCGCAAGATCACGCTTGCTGATGGTGGTGATGGTCTCACGGACGATTGGAGCGGCGACTTCGCATATGTAAATCCGCCATTTTCCGGCCTGCTTCGTTGGCTTCGGCGGGCCGAGGACCAAGTTCGTTGTGGAAACGTCCGCAAGGTCGTTGCGCTCGTGCCCGCTCGCCTCGACGCGCCTTATTATCACACGACCCTTCGCCACCATGCCGACATCTGGATCCTGCGAGGGCGACTGTCGTTCGGAACTCTCAGCGGCAAGGGCAACCAAGCTCCATTTGCGCTCATGGTCGTGATGTTTGGGGTAACGGAACATGAGATCGATGCGTTCACCAAGACTGTACCGGGAGCATGGTTTGCACCTCGCCGAGAGCGTCCGGACCACTGGCCATCGATCGCCTAACCCTGCTGGCTTTTGATCATGCAGACCGGCACCGTAAAGGTTGGGATGTCACGTCGCGCTACTATTTCCGGCGGCGCTTCGCGCCTGTTCTATTGTCCTTCTTGGGCGGGAACGAAGTAGGCGGCAGCCAAGCGAGTCGAGGTGATGGCAACGCCATGGCGTCGAACTCGCTTGATGCCTGTGGACCGATCGCAAGAGCGGTTCGCAGTTCATTTCTCATAAGATGATCGTAGGGCGAAGCCGCCCTCAGGCGACTTGCACCCGCCCACGCGTCAGCCGCAATTCGATTGTCACAGCGCCGCTGCGCCCATCGAACCGCGCCATGAGCGCTGAGGCGATGTCGCTCTGACAAACAAATCGACTTCTGATCCGTCCACCAACTACGTCAGTGCTACAGAAAGGATTAGATCGTGATGTCACGCTTTAATCCTATACAGTAGAAGATTGAATAGTGACACAATACGAACAGAGTTACAGTAGCGCCGGCGTGACGCCCCACATTTCACGTGTGCAGACGAGATTCTTTTACGACGCACGCGCCGCAGGGGCAGGTAAGACCTATGCTGAGTGCGATAACATGCTCCGACATTCAGGTTTATACATTTTGGCGGTCGAACTTATTAATGGAATGGCCGAGCGCCTTGCCATGCTTAATGACATCAGTGCGCAGCTTAGTGCGTGCCCAAAGATCGTCGAGATCTCTTCATCCCTCGCAAGCATGATGGAGGCGAAGAGAGGTCCATCGGTAAAGGCGCAGATTGAGGCGCTGTGCGGCACGTATGAAGCGGGGCACGTGATCGCTCTTGTGACCCACGCCGGACTGATGGACGCGGATCTGTCGGGATTTCAAAAATGGAACCTCGTCATCGATGAGGTGCCTTCGGTTTTCGAAAGTAAATCTGTAGCCAGTGCGCTCACATGGCAATGGCTTGGGGACCATTTCCAGATCATCCCAGGTGACAATTTGAACGGGGTCGTTCTTGGAGAAGCCAGCAAGGCGACCACCGCCGATTTTCGCCGCGACAGCCTCGCCACGGCCCTCGCGACATTCCATCGCCGGGTGGCGAGTCCGCAATATGACGTTTTCGCGGATATATGTGCGTGGGATGCTCTGGCAGAGGACCCACGTTGGCGTTGGGCGTCGTTTTGGTCCCCCGCGAAATTAGGATCCTTCCGACGCGTGAAGTTTCTTGCGAACGCATTCGATCGAAGTCTGACGTATGCGGTATTTCGAGCACGGCACCCGGAGTTAGCTTGGCAGCGTGACGAACTTCCCACGACCCGGACGTTTGTCCGGCGATTGATGAAAATCCACTTCTTTGCACGGGCGCATCGTGCGACTCGGGGGCTGTTCAATACGGTCAGGGGAAAGCGAAACCTCGAGGTAATTTCAAAATGGATCGCCCGATCCAGAGGTAGCGATGGACACATTTGGATGTGTAATGAAGCCGACAAAGCATCACTCCCTCGTATGCCCGGCGTAAAGCTTGCTCCCCGGCAAGCGGGCTCCAACCGCTACCAACACGTCGATGCGGTAACGGCTCTCTACACCGCAAAGCCCGAACCTGCTGAGTGCCAGATTCTAGAAGCGTGCGGAATAGATCCCAACACGGCGATCGAAACGCGCGAGTATGAAACAATCTATCAGTTCGTTGGGCGATCTTCCATCCGAGACGCATCGTCCTCACGGGAGGTGCATGTATACGTATACGACAGTGGCCAGGCCAACTATCTCTTCGATATGTTCTCTAATGCTGGATATATCGATGTCGAACTATTGCCGGTGGACCTTGGGTTTATTGACGAAAAATACGATTCGAAGGCGGGCCGACCAAAGTGTGAACTGACCGAGGCAGAAGTGGCCGCAAAAAATGATCTAAAGCGGGCGCAAGCTCGCGAGCGGCAGAGGTTAAAGCGGGCTCGGGACAAAATGGCGCGAGATCATAATGACGAGTATTCTTTAGAGCGAGTGGGTAACACGTAGTTAGCCTAACCGTCGAAGATATAGACTCACGAGTATCCGAAACTCTAATATACGTCTATGAAAAAACCACCACGTCTCAGATGCACTTGCTCAAGTTACATCGTCCAAGCGATGAAGGCTCGTAACCGGGTAGAGAATATTCCAATCTCAGTGGGAGAGATAAGGCAACGTAAGCGGATAGAGCTATTGGACCAGCGCCCCGACCTGACGGATCGGGAAGTCGAACTTCGGATTGACCGGGATATGGCTCGGGGTAGCAAGCCGACCACGAGCACGGCACTTCCCGCCGGAGCCATACCCGTCGAAGTGCGGCAGGCGAGAGACGATGCACGACGTGAGATCGCGAGGCGGCGCAAAGGCCGCAGGTAAACCGCGTTCTTCCGCTTTCCGCAAATCTCGGATATAATACGGTCCATGAAGACAGTCGCACGAGAAGGCCAGCCGCTCCTACGAAGATAGGAGCGCTTTATGAAATCAATTGTATCAGTCCAAGGATGGACGCTAGATATTGCCGTTGAACTCGATCGTCACTCGATGGGGTTCGCGGGTTACTTTTTTCGTGCGAGCGACGAGCGCCGACAGGTCATCGCCGCGTATTTTGCCATGCGCATGCCTCAGGTAGATGTGATGGAAAGCTCGGCTATGACCGAGCATGCCCAATTGCTACTCAAAGCGGACCATCAGCACATTCTCATCGAAGCCTTTGGTAAGGTTCCTGTGGGGCTGCGCCCAGCCCTGGCGCGAGCCGGGGGGCAGCCGCACGAGCCCCGGTTTTACCGCTACCTCCATGACTTGCTGACCAACCCTCCCCACCAGATGCTGGCTTCTGCACTGGGGCAGATCGGCAAGATCGATCTCACGAGGCTGCGCGTGCTCAAGCGCCTTCCCGAAGATCTGGCTTATGGGCGGCTCGCGGTGATCATGCGTGATGTCGATTACGTCACATCTGCGCTCTCCCTCATCGATCTGCTCGTCAGTGCGAACGTTGATCGCGACGCATTGACCGGAGCGCTGGTGAAAGTCGAAAGCCGCTCGCAGTTGAGTGCGTTCTGGCGGCGCTGGGCGCTGAAGACGACATTCCCGAGCCACCCCGTCCCGCCAAGCTCTTTCTACGCGCCGATTCAAGACGGCCACGCGTTGAAGGCGTCGGCTTTGCGCTTTCGGAACTGCTCCGAGCGCTATCTCGCGGCAGTCCTGGAGGGGAAGGCGGCATTTGCCGAGTTTGAACACGTTGATCAGCACGTCGTGGTTCATCTGCTCAATCGCCGAGGAGAATGGATGTTCGAGAGCGCTTATGGGCGACAGAACCGCAACGTGAGTGCAGCGGTCCGATCGGAGGTTCTCGAGTATCTCGCGAGCCACGGAGTCTTCGAGAGGTGCGATCGCCAGAAAGCACCAGGCCGCTGGGAGGCCCTTCGCGATCTTACCAGCCGGGTCGGCTTCTACGACGAGGACGACGAGGAAGACCAGGATGGTTGAATCCATCTGGCCCCGCCGCAACGTGAAAACCCTCGATCCAACCTGGCCAGCGGCTAAATACATCATGACAGACACCCCGGACCAAACAGATGCTTTACCGAAATCGCGCATTTACCGGGCGTCAGCCGCCGACATCGCGCGCCAGTGGATCAAGGGTGATCGTCACGCGAGGGCGAGGATCGACGCGATGCTCGAGTGTCAAAATGAACAAATCCGCCGATGGACGGACGATCTGAACGACGGCGTTCAGTCCAATGAGACTTGAAGGCTGCCGGCTTCGCGCTTCCAAATGAAGCAGTCGTCCCCTCTGCTCGTGTCCGTGTGAGCCCCGTTTGGGTAACCCTATCTGGCACAATCAGTGAGACATCGTCCGCGTCCCGAGTGGGTGGCGTTTGACTTCAGAGACGGCTGGAGCGAGTCTGTCTAAGAAGCAAATGAGACAATGGGGGTATAGATGCTGACGGTAAAGGTTTGGGTTCTGCTGATGATGACGCTGCAAAACCAGGGCACTGGCGCATTCGTCATCGACAACATCTCGACCGAGGTCGAGTGCAGGCGGGTCGGCGAACTTATGACCAACAAGGCCGGAGAAGACTTCCGGGCGCAGAAGTTCCGTTGCGTGGAGGTCGAGAAGACCGTTCCGGCTAAGGGCTAAGGC
The sequence above is a segment of the Sphingomonas insulae genome. Coding sequences within it:
- a CDS encoding type I restriction endonuclease subunit R — translated: MSEYRLAEKPALDALVAMGWQELSPADALAMRVEENRVILKPVLIAALRDLNGIGEADAEAIYADLATLSDNEDWQRKLRGGYSRRLTGENRDSPITLIDFKNPARNQFHVTRQFRVAAQRPRIPDVVLFVNGIPLVVIEAKSPLKATARAEEAFEQIKQYERDIPRLFAPNAFNIVTDGMATLYGATGSPAQFYAPWPDAWPRTRADFPDDLSKDLWCLCEPSRLLDLLAHFIVFEVDPETGRKIKKVCRYQQFRAVNKAVERVAAGEHRKGLIWHTQGSGKSLTMVFLALKLKTHLTLDAPSLTNPNILVLTDRIDLDNQISNTFVACGLPNPAQCGSVAALREAVNRGGNGQILLSTIFKFAGSKEAIPNSANWIVLVDECHRTQEKDLGAFLQATLPDAHFYGFTGTPIKSTDKDTYARFSIAGEGYLDKYGIDDAVRDGATVPILYEGRKADWSINEAEIDILFDRWFVDLPDDKREELKRKGLTLATIAKHPERIRLIALDIWEHFKQVCQPDGFKAQIVVVDREAVILYRAALAGVIAADLVRGGTDAEAARSQADEMIACVFSKSQEDNKPSENVEVQALRDGLEAFYLDAEGEKDVKKRFKAYGAQPSFLIVCDKLLTGFDAPIEHVMYLDKPLKEHNLLQAIARTNRTCSIKKPDGGEIEKPNGRIVDYIGVTTHLDEALKSYRADDVENALRDIAVLGNDLKEAHARYRTQKRAMGLDGMDEKAAAYAAAAIAAEGREDEWFDLQRLTRTFIKVYADLSPDPAILDFTAEVKWAAAFLRLATQAIAKDESLDHRSYSGKIRDMLEAHVHVTGLSTTIRLRNLTDPNFADDFDTDEKSEAELQEAFVRKSAELRRVTRELVDKNPAQYGRFSERVLEIIRRFEAGQIAAADGLANFKGLTGDIQAEQGTHADLGMDENAFSILRIMEAIAPDTAHETLQAAAIAIGAIYADAAATQPAFAHMEAYLRSLRQQVRRILTEHAIGETKTIREKVEEFAVNAYGGGA
- a CDS encoding DNA N-6-adenine-methyltransferase; translation: MLLQYLREARNRKGLTREQLAATIQVDVQSIKRLEVGIGNVPTLVATMVALDLHLAGVGHAASLPQQLRAARIRRKWSLPDLGKRAGLSPATIAAVEGGQGTVASALKMLRALAPDARPRQPSTRAFWALDPLTERDVRFTPPEFLERVYTAFGIPDLDPCGHAQSPVLAGRKITLADGGDGLTDDWSGDFAYVNPPFSGLLRWLRRAEDQVRCGNVRKVVALVPARLDAPYYHTTLRHHADIWILRGRLSFGTLSGKGNQAPFALMVVMFGVTEHEIDAFTKTVPGAWFAPRRERPDHWPSIA
- a CDS encoding M48 family metallopeptidase produces the protein MPTIQIGRAEIAYELRRSACVTERRITVAPGHVEVMALATDGDNDIARFLNRKREWLFNTMRDMERIEASRHAVPRFMTGSKIPYRGRKMPLTVRRTDAERIEIAYRNGFQVNLPAWADADPDRLVATELKLWLKQRARRDVRAIAAAYGRRFNLSPRSVRITELAGGWGSCGKDGNIIIDWHLIFAPKKVLEYVVVHEMAHLRHRSHKLAFWQLLGTLMPNYMEPMDWLDRNQSTISANFLD